One genomic segment of Cellulophaga sp. HaHaR_3_176 includes these proteins:
- a CDS encoding Gfo/Idh/MocA family oxidoreductase — MKPITTALCSFGMSGLVFHAPFIAANPKFNLYGVLERTKNLAQEKYPLIKTFRSLEDLLADDAIELIIVNTPNITHYEFAKKTILAGKNLIIEKPFTATVAEAEELIALAKQKNVTIAVYHNRRYDSDFLSLKEVLNSGVLGTIVEAEFHYDRYKPELSEKVHKEVPTGAVGSLYDLGSHLIDQALQLFGTPDAVFADIAAFRPNSQVGDYFDLKLFYPAHRVILKSSYYVREPLPENILHGTKGSFIKTKADVQEQDLQAGKIPNSMYWGIEPEADKGILHTEKNGVVVKEKITSLKGDYMLYYDAIYNAIRTDKPVPVSAEEGMQVIRVIEAALQSNLEKRVVPLSSD; from the coding sequence ATGAAACCAATTACTACTGCACTCTGTTCTTTTGGAATGAGTGGCCTTGTTTTTCATGCCCCATTTATAGCAGCAAACCCAAAGTTTAACTTATACGGTGTCTTAGAAAGAACAAAAAACTTAGCGCAAGAGAAATACCCTCTTATAAAAACGTTTAGATCTCTTGAAGATTTACTTGCGGATGATGCTATAGAATTGATAATTGTAAATACGCCTAATATTACCCATTATGAATTTGCTAAAAAAACTATTCTCGCTGGCAAAAACCTAATTATTGAAAAACCTTTTACAGCCACTGTTGCTGAAGCTGAAGAATTAATAGCATTAGCAAAACAAAAAAATGTTACGATTGCTGTTTATCACAATAGACGATATGACAGTGATTTTCTAAGTTTAAAAGAAGTCTTAAATAGTGGTGTACTTGGTACTATCGTGGAAGCAGAATTTCATTACGACAGATATAAGCCCGAATTAAGTGAAAAAGTGCACAAGGAGGTACCTACCGGAGCCGTTGGTAGCTTATATGATTTAGGGTCACATCTGATAGACCAAGCACTACAATTGTTTGGCACTCCTGATGCGGTGTTTGCTGATATTGCTGCGTTTAGACCAAACTCACAAGTTGGTGATTATTTTGATTTAAAGCTCTTTTATCCAGCACACAGAGTCATTCTTAAATCTAGTTATTATGTTCGTGAGCCTTTACCTGAAAACATCTTACATGGCACAAAAGGTTCTTTTATAAAAACAAAAGCAGATGTTCAAGAGCAAGATTTACAAGCAGGAAAAATACCAAATTCTATGTATTGGGGAATAGAACCCGAAGCCGATAAAGGAATTTTACATACCGAAAAAAACGGGGTAGTAGTAAAAGAAAAAATCACCTCTTTGAAAGGTGATTATATGTTGTATTACGATGCCATCTATAACGCTATAAGAACAGACAAACCTGTTCCTGTAAGTGCAGAAGAAGGTATGCAAGTAATCCGTGTCATTGAAGCAGCACTCCAAAGTAACCTAGAGAAAAGGGTAGTGCCTTTAAGTTCTGATTAG
- a CDS encoding family 16 glycosylhydrolase produces the protein MNNYIRIAILCLSLFVQSCANKRALVWEENFDGTTLDEKAWNYELGDGCPELCGWGNNEKQIYTKTNHTLKDGFLHINIKKEDEKYTSTRITTKGKKEFKYRRVETRAKLPLAKGLWPAFWMLGSNITEVGWPLCGEIDILEYIGRKPNTIFTTLHFDEKFGDNGYSKTTEIEGIEVGFHTYAVEWSPDKIEFFVDDAKMFEYKPDHKTPQNWPFNQPFYVILNTAVGGNLGGNDIDDDLFPQDFVIDYIKVYKN, from the coding sequence ATGAATAATTACATCCGTATAGCTATTTTATGCCTTTCTCTCTTTGTGCAAAGTTGTGCGAATAAAAGAGCATTGGTATGGGAAGAAAATTTTGATGGGACTACTTTAGATGAGAAAGCTTGGAATTATGAGTTAGGAGATGGCTGTCCAGAATTATGTGGTTGGGGTAATAATGAAAAGCAAATCTATACAAAAACTAACCACACGCTTAAAGATGGTTTTTTACATATTAATATTAAAAAGGAAGATGAAAAATATACTTCTACACGGATAACAACAAAAGGAAAAAAAGAATTTAAATATAGAAGAGTAGAAACAAGGGCAAAGCTGCCTTTGGCTAAAGGTTTGTGGCCAGCATTTTGGATGTTAGGTTCAAATATTACAGAAGTAGGTTGGCCTTTGTGTGGAGAGATAGATATACTTGAATACATTGGTAGAAAACCAAATACCATATTTACAACACTACATTTTGACGAAAAGTTTGGGGATAATGGATATTCCAAAACCACAGAAATCGAAGGGATAGAAGTCGGTTTTCATACGTACGCCGTAGAATGGTCTCCTGATAAAATTGAATTTTTTGTAGATGATGCTAAGATGTTTGAATACAAGCCTGATCACAAAACACCACAAAATTGGCCATTTAATCAACCTTTTTATGTGATTTTAAATACAGCAGTAGGGGGTAACTTAGGAGGAAATGATATTGATGATGACCTATTTCCTCAAGATTTTGTGATTGACTATATCAAGGTCTATAAAAACTAA
- the bglX gene encoding beta-glucosidase BglX: protein MNFKVIICIGLFCNLGLSQGKKSSIDQKVDSLLSIMTLQEKIGQMNQYNGFWNVTGPVPKAGDAANKYEHLKTGLVGSMLNVTGVEEVRKVQKIAVEETRLGIPLIIGFDVIHGYKTISPIPLAEAASWDLDAIKKSSEVAAAEAAASGINWTFAPMVDISRDARWGRVMEGAGEDPYLGSKIAYARVKGFQGDDLSAPNTIAATAKHFAGYGFSESGRDYNTVDVGTSTLYNIIFPPFQAAIKADVKTFMNAFNELNGIPATGNAFLQREVLKKEWDYKGFMVSDWGSISEMISHGYAKDGKQAANLALNAGSDMDMESYVYVKYLEELVAEGKVDVAKIDDAVKRILRVKFELGLFDDPYLYCNTSREKEVIGSKENIATVLDIAKKSIVLLKNEGQLLPLKKKGLKMALIGPLAADKNSPLGSWRIAGDDNTAVSVLEGLKKYTGNTLDYQKGVNLTTGENKFVLETKINTTDRTGMKEAVAAAKNKDVVIMVLGEYGFQTGEARSRTSLDLPGLQEELLKEVYAVNKNIVLVLMNGRPLTINWAQEHIPTIVEAWHLGAQSGNAIAEVLYGAYNPSGKLPMTFPKNVGQIPIYYNYKNTGRPTSPGEDVVFWSHYSDVSNAPLYPFGHGLSYTTFEYSNLSLSTPTMKEEESITVSFTLKNTGKYEGKEVAQLYIRDLFASVTRPVKELKDFKMVSLKPNESKTVTFKIDKEKLQFYTANNRWETEAGDFNVFIGGSSETQLTSDFSVVE from the coding sequence ATGAATTTCAAAGTGATTATTTGTATCGGATTGTTTTGCAATCTAGGCCTAAGTCAAGGAAAAAAATCAAGCATTGATCAGAAGGTAGATTCACTACTTTCTATTATGACCCTTCAAGAAAAAATTGGTCAGATGAATCAATATAATGGGTTCTGGAATGTAACGGGCCCCGTACCTAAAGCTGGTGATGCAGCTAATAAATACGAACACCTTAAAACCGGTTTAGTAGGGTCAATGTTAAACGTTACCGGAGTTGAAGAAGTTCGTAAAGTGCAAAAAATAGCAGTAGAAGAAACAAGGTTAGGGATACCGCTAATTATAGGTTTTGATGTTATACACGGCTATAAAACCATTAGCCCTATTCCTTTAGCAGAAGCTGCAAGTTGGGATCTTGATGCTATAAAAAAATCATCGGAAGTTGCCGCAGCAGAAGCAGCAGCCAGTGGTATTAATTGGACTTTTGCTCCTATGGTAGATATTTCTCGTGATGCACGTTGGGGTAGAGTGATGGAAGGAGCAGGCGAAGACCCGTATCTCGGGAGTAAGATTGCCTATGCTAGAGTAAAGGGATTTCAAGGAGATGATTTGAGTGCGCCCAATACAATAGCAGCAACAGCAAAGCACTTTGCAGGCTATGGCTTTTCAGAATCAGGTAGAGATTATAACACGGTAGATGTGGGTACATCAACCTTATACAATATTATTTTTCCACCATTTCAAGCAGCAATTAAAGCAGATGTGAAAACCTTTATGAATGCTTTTAACGAGTTAAATGGTATTCCTGCTACAGGAAATGCCTTTTTACAGCGTGAAGTATTAAAAAAAGAGTGGGATTACAAAGGTTTTATGGTTTCAGATTGGGGTTCAATTAGCGAGATGATTTCCCATGGCTACGCAAAAGACGGAAAACAAGCGGCGAATTTAGCATTGAATGCAGGTTCTGATATGGACATGGAATCTTATGTGTATGTAAAATACTTAGAAGAATTGGTAGCAGAAGGTAAGGTAGACGTAGCAAAGATTGATGATGCAGTAAAAAGAATATTGCGCGTAAAGTTTGAATTGGGTCTTTTTGATGATCCTTATTTATATTGCAATACATCTCGAGAAAAAGAGGTAATAGGGAGTAAAGAAAACATTGCTACAGTATTAGATATTGCTAAGAAGTCTATTGTTCTTTTAAAAAATGAAGGCCAGCTTCTTCCTTTAAAGAAGAAAGGTTTAAAAATGGCTTTAATTGGTCCGTTAGCGGCCGATAAAAATAGTCCTTTAGGGAGTTGGAGAATTGCAGGAGATGACAATACTGCGGTTTCTGTGTTAGAAGGTTTAAAAAAGTATACAGGGAATACTTTAGACTACCAAAAGGGAGTAAACCTAACTACGGGAGAGAATAAATTTGTCTTAGAAACGAAGATTAATACCACAGATAGGACAGGAATGAAGGAGGCTGTAGCGGCTGCTAAAAATAAAGATGTTGTAATTATGGTATTGGGAGAATACGGCTTTCAAACAGGAGAAGCACGTAGCAGAACATCTTTAGATCTCCCAGGCTTACAAGAGGAGTTATTGAAAGAAGTATACGCGGTAAATAAAAATATTGTTTTAGTATTAATGAACGGTAGACCGTTGACAATTAACTGGGCACAAGAACATATCCCAACAATTGTAGAAGCTTGGCATTTAGGTGCTCAAAGTGGTAATGCTATAGCTGAGGTACTGTATGGTGCATACAACCCAAGTGGTAAACTACCGATGACATTTCCTAAAAATGTAGGTCAAATTCCTATTTATTACAATTATAAAAATACAGGGCGACCAACAAGTCCCGGAGAAGATGTTGTTTTCTGGTCACATTATAGTGATGTTAGTAATGCACCATTATACCCGTTTGGTCATGGTTTGAGTTATACTACATTTGAATATAGTAACTTGAGCTTAAGTACACCGACTATGAAAGAAGAAGAGTCAATTACCGTCTCTTTTACCTTAAAAAATACAGGAAAATACGAAGGTAAAGAAGTGGCGCAGTTGTATATACGAGATCTTTTTGCTAGCGTTACTAGACCTGTAAAAGAGTTAAAAGATTTTAAAATGGTTTCTCTGAAACCCAATGAATCAAAAACGGTGACTTTCAAAATTGATAAAGAGAAACTTCAATTTTATACGGCGAATAACCGATGGGAAACAGAGGCAGGAGATTTTAACGTATTTATAGGAGGTAGTTCTGAGACACAATTAACATCAGATTTTTCGGTAGTAGAATAA
- a CDS encoding glycoside hydrolase family 16 protein, with translation MKNIKIILLSVFGLILLGCQEDEPDLDVIVAPSNLQVSVELVGADADNPNGDGSGTVNLTATADDAISYQFVYNGNREAIPSGSKTYNFSTTGLNTYTVTVIAVGSAGLSTSYLLDLDVFASYSAPEDLLQMLVADGARTWRIKAESGGHFGLGPVGGNIPAEWYSATANEKSATGMYDDRYIFNSDGSFTHITNSVNDDPTENTSGTIVGRINLVDELGAHNEEPNGSDIENYPYADYSNQWTLSAPDGLETLSLGGTAFLGYYTGGDHNYRIFSRTANEMILTTTDGNNEFNWWFILTADDEGVVQEPSSVDVTYTNLIWSDDFDVDGTPNAANWTYDIGAGGWGNNESQYYTNSTDNAVVSDGTLKIIAKAETFNGSDYTSARLKSQGLFDFTYGRVDIRAKLPQAAGTWPALWMLGSNFETVGWPASGEIDIMEHVGNNLNVVQSAIHTPSSFGNTINKGETTATNVSSEFHIYSVNWSENEISFLIDDVIFYTYNPGVKDDQTWPFDENQFLIMNIAMGGTLGGTIDAAFTEDTMEIDYVRVYQ, from the coding sequence ATGAAAAATATAAAAATAATTCTATTAAGTGTTTTTGGCTTAATCTTGTTAGGTTGTCAAGAAGATGAACCTGATTTAGATGTTATAGTAGCGCCATCTAACTTGCAAGTATCTGTTGAGTTGGTGGGTGCAGATGCAGATAATCCAAATGGCGATGGTAGTGGTACTGTAAATTTAACAGCTACAGCAGATGATGCTATCTCTTATCAGTTTGTTTATAACGGTAATAGGGAGGCTATACCTTCAGGGTCTAAAACTTATAATTTTAGTACTACTGGGCTAAACACCTATACCGTTACTGTAATTGCAGTTGGTAGTGCAGGCTTGTCTACAAGTTATTTGTTAGATTTAGACGTTTTTGCCTCGTATTCTGCTCCAGAAGATTTATTGCAAATGTTGGTAGCAGATGGGGCTAGAACCTGGCGAATTAAAGCAGAATCTGGTGGACATTTCGGACTTGGCCCTGTAGGAGGCAATATTCCAGCAGAATGGTACAGTGCAACAGCAAATGAAAAATCTGCTACAGGTATGTATGATGATCGTTATATTTTTAATAGCGATGGTAGTTTTACTCATATTACGAATAGCGTAAATGATGACCCTACTGAAAATACAAGTGGAACTATAGTTGGAAGAATTAATTTAGTAGATGAACTTGGTGCTCATAATGAAGAGCCTAACGGATCAGATATTGAAAATTACCCATATGCTGATTATTCAAACCAATGGACTCTTTCTGCTCCTGATGGATTAGAAACCTTAAGTTTAGGAGGTACTGCTTTTTTAGGGTATTACACAGGAGGTGACCATAATTACAGAATTTTTAGCAGAACAGCAAATGAAATGATTCTTACCACTACTGATGGTAATAATGAATTTAACTGGTGGTTTATTTTAACTGCTGATGATGAAGGTGTAGTGCAGGAACCTTCCTCTGTAGATGTTACGTACACCAATTTAATTTGGTCTGATGATTTTGATGTGGATGGAACACCTAATGCTGCCAATTGGACCTATGACATCGGAGCTGGAGGCTGGGGTAATAATGAATCTCAGTACTATACCAATAGCACTGATAATGCTGTAGTTTCTGACGGTACTCTAAAAATTATAGCGAAAGCAGAAACCTTCAATGGAAGCGATTATACTTCTGCGCGTTTAAAATCTCAAGGACTTTTTGATTTTACATACGGAAGGGTAGATATAAGAGCTAAGTTGCCACAGGCTGCTGGTACATGGCCAGCATTGTGGATGTTAGGATCAAACTTTGAAACCGTAGGATGGCCTGCTAGCGGAGAAATAGATATCATGGAGCATGTTGGAAATAACCTAAATGTTGTGCAATCTGCTATTCATACGCCATCTAGTTTTGGAAATACAATAAATAAAGGAGAAACCACAGCAACTAATGTTTCATCAGAGTTTCACATTTATTCTGTGAATTGGTCTGAAAATGAAATATCTTTCTTAATAGACGATGTTATTTTTTACACGTATAATCCTGGGGTAAAAGATGATCAAACATGGCCTTTTGATGAAAATCAGTTCTTAATTATGAATATTGCTATGGGAGGTACACTAGGAGGAACAATAGATGCAGCTTTTACAGAAGATACTATGGAAATTGATTATGTAAGAGTATATCAATAA
- a CDS encoding RagB/SusD family nutrient uptake outer membrane protein: MMIKNTFLKHVIAFAVILIFSISCSDDFVNVESEDENSEDFFNSEEDYQSALTGAYDLLQSTYLNVMLGEIASDNTLAGGESATDVIGIQQIDDMLHTSLNVQLESIWGWMFAGVNRANYVLEFKDKTDFTGKEALLAEATFLRAYYYFELVKWFGDVPLAVDQRLLFGDQYLVERTSVTEIYAQIEIDLQYAADNLPYTQTQQGRITKGAAQALLGKAYLYQDKFTEAANVLEELINNGPYDLLEDYSTMFELNNENNIESVFEVQYTDKEGAGFECLQCSEGNVAVGFNGIRNYAGPGFESGFSFNIPTQEAYDAFEEGDTRRDIAILDIDAWAEETGATFGTGNEHTGYFNRKYLPRLDAAEDSNTGDANLTNPNNYRAIRFADVLLMAAEALNRGNISDTRALIYLNRVRERANLDDVTMTGSSLTTAIYQERRVELVGEGHRFFDLVRTGRAAQEIDGFQAGKHELFPIPSIEIELSGNRWEQNPGY, encoded by the coding sequence ATGATGATAAAAAACACTTTTTTAAAACACGTTATTGCGTTTGCTGTTATTCTGATATTTTCTATATCATGTAGTGATGACTTTGTAAATGTTGAATCAGAAGATGAAAATTCAGAAGATTTTTTCAATTCAGAAGAAGATTATCAATCAGCTTTAACTGGCGCTTATGATTTACTTCAATCTACATATCTTAATGTAATGTTAGGAGAAATTGCTTCGGATAATACCTTGGCAGGTGGCGAAAGTGCTACAGATGTAATAGGCATACAGCAAATAGATGATATGTTACATACCTCTTTAAATGTACAATTAGAAAGTATTTGGGGATGGATGTTTGCCGGAGTTAACCGCGCTAATTATGTTTTAGAATTTAAAGATAAAACTGATTTTACAGGAAAAGAGGCTCTTTTAGCAGAAGCTACCTTTTTGAGAGCTTATTATTATTTTGAATTAGTAAAATGGTTCGGAGATGTTCCTTTAGCTGTAGATCAACGATTATTATTTGGCGATCAATACTTAGTAGAGAGAACATCAGTTACTGAAATTTATGCTCAAATTGAAATTGATTTACAATATGCAGCAGATAATTTACCGTATACTCAAACACAACAAGGAAGAATTACTAAAGGAGCAGCACAGGCACTTTTAGGAAAAGCTTATTTATATCAAGATAAGTTTACAGAAGCAGCAAACGTGTTAGAGGAATTAATAAATAATGGTCCTTATGATCTTTTAGAAGATTACAGTACCATGTTCGAATTAAATAATGAGAATAATATAGAATCTGTTTTCGAAGTACAATATACGGACAAAGAAGGTGCTGGTTTTGAGTGCTTACAGTGTAGTGAAGGTAATGTTGCTGTGGGGTTTAATGGAATTAGAAATTATGCTGGCCCTGGTTTTGAATCAGGATTTAGCTTTAATATACCAACTCAAGAAGCTTACGATGCTTTTGAAGAGGGAGATACACGAAGAGATATTGCAATACTAGATATTGATGCATGGGCAGAAGAAACCGGTGCAACTTTTGGAACAGGTAATGAGCATACTGGATATTTCAACAGAAAATACCTTCCAAGATTAGATGCAGCTGAAGATTCTAATACAGGTGATGCAAATTTAACGAACCCAAATAACTATAGAGCTATACGTTTTGCCGACGTTTTATTAATGGCAGCTGAAGCTTTAAATAGGGGTAATATTAGCGATACACGTGCACTTATATATTTAAATCGAGTACGAGAAAGAGCAAATTTGGATGACGTTACTATGACAGGTTCAAGTTTAACTACAGCAATTTATCAAGAAAGAAGGGTAGAGTTAGTAGGAGAAGGGCATCGTTTTTTCGATCTAGTAAGAACAGGAAGAGCAGCTCAAGAAATAGATGGATTTCAAGCAGGGAAGCATGAATTATTTCCTATCCCATCTATAGAAATAGAATTGTCAGGAAACCGTTGGGAGCAAAACCCAGGATATTAA
- a CDS encoding TonB-dependent receptor has protein sequence MKNIFLLLLAIFLTTTSWAQEFTVKGTVKDASINDVLPGVNVVVKNQTRGTTTDFDGNFTVDKLKVGDVLVVSYIGYATKEFFIKDSNFITILLNEDVSALNEVVVIGYGTQTKKEITGAVTVIGAETIEQLKPTRIEQALQGQVAGVNITSQSGSPGSASNIRIRGVSTNGNNNPLILVDGNVIEDLSVVNPGDIESINVLKDATAGIYGVRAANGVILITTKTGKKSTPLQFSYDTYGGFQQTTRKLPLLNATEYGVIKNEAAAANGQSIPYPNLAILGTGTDWQDEVFQNAPIFNHNLTVSGGTEKSRYSFGSSVLTQDGIIGGPKANFTRYNTRANFNTELFDGLNFKANLIYTGTLRKILAEGGLGSVLFNALNISPILSATDIDGSYTRAVGHPIEVINPLAQSKNTFNRTKIDKISGVFGLDYSFLNNFKITSNYQWNYSEIDYSAYFPISDFGNVGNNTVFDRTTASYVVSNQFYRDYTFDAYIDYDKVFNEVHDLKVTLGTSVFKTTADEYGGTYEGVTNTTLSDPNLETATLFNDSFVTRANRLYDSRLLSYFARMQYNYKGKYLLSAVVRRDGSTAFGPENKFGYFPSGSLGWVVSDEDFFKESNVLNFVKLRASYGVLGNDRIPGFGFVSLLSGEGTYVFDNELVFGQAVGRVSNPEIQWEEQTTLDIGLDAKLFNNTINITADYFNKQTDNLLLVVESSGVLGTSAPGAGNPIANAGSVRNSGFEFAIGYETPYSENFRFGINYNFTYLENEVLSVENGIGYEQGGSFGIGQSGVSRMEAGLPIGYFYGLKTDGIFQNQAEVDAHPSQIGLGSEAAPGDIRFVDVNGDGTIDFDDSTNLGNPIPDFTMGLNISFDYKNFDFQTYVFASIGNDIVRNYDRNNPITNQSVYALNRWTGEGSTNTYPRVTNGATSNILFSDFYVEDGSFVRAQNMQLGYSLNSEGIKDMGINKLRLYVSASNLFTFSKYKGFDPSASSGDPIGSGFDSGFYPVPRTYLLGLNLKF, from the coding sequence ATGAAAAACATATTTTTGTTGCTCTTAGCAATTTTTTTAACCACAACTTCTTGGGCTCAAGAATTTACAGTAAAGGGTACTGTAAAAGATGCCAGTATAAATGATGTTTTGCCAGGGGTTAATGTGGTTGTGAAAAATCAGACACGAGGAACTACAACAGATTTTGATGGTAATTTTACCGTCGATAAATTAAAAGTAGGAGATGTACTTGTGGTTTCATACATAGGGTATGCCACTAAAGAATTTTTTATTAAAGATTCTAATTTTATTACCATTTTATTAAATGAGGACGTTAGTGCTTTAAATGAGGTAGTAGTAATAGGGTATGGAACTCAGACCAAAAAAGAAATTACGGGTGCTGTAACAGTTATCGGAGCAGAGACAATTGAGCAGTTAAAACCAACACGTATTGAGCAAGCTTTACAGGGGCAAGTTGCAGGAGTGAATATTACTTCTCAATCAGGCTCTCCTGGTAGCGCATCAAATATTAGAATTAGAGGTGTTTCAACTAATGGAAATAATAACCCATTAATTTTAGTTGATGGAAACGTTATTGAAGATTTGAGTGTTGTAAACCCTGGAGATATTGAAAGTATCAATGTTTTAAAAGATGCTACAGCTGGTATATATGGGGTAAGAGCAGCAAATGGAGTTATTTTAATTACTACAAAAACAGGAAAAAAGTCAACACCATTACAATTTTCTTATGATACTTATGGTGGTTTTCAGCAAACTACAAGAAAATTACCTTTATTAAATGCCACAGAATATGGTGTTATAAAAAATGAGGCAGCTGCGGCAAATGGGCAATCTATTCCATATCCTAATTTAGCAATATTAGGTACTGGTACAGATTGGCAAGACGAGGTTTTTCAAAATGCTCCTATTTTCAATCATAATTTAACAGTTAGTGGAGGTACTGAAAAATCTCGATATTCTTTTGGTTCATCTGTACTCACACAAGATGGTATTATTGGTGGTCCTAAAGCTAATTTTACACGTTATAATACAAGGGCTAATTTTAATACAGAATTGTTTGATGGTTTAAATTTTAAGGCAAATTTAATTTACACAGGTACACTAAGAAAAATACTTGCTGAGGGAGGTCTGGGTTCTGTATTATTTAATGCATTAAATATTTCACCTATATTAAGTGCAACAGATATTGATGGAAGTTATACCAGAGCAGTTGGGCATCCAATTGAGGTAATAAACCCATTAGCGCAATCAAAGAATACTTTTAACAGAACAAAAATTGATAAAATCAGTGGAGTTTTTGGTTTAGATTATTCTTTTTTAAATAATTTCAAAATAACTTCTAATTATCAGTGGAACTATTCAGAGATAGATTATTCAGCTTATTTTCCAATTTCAGATTTTGGGAATGTAGGAAATAATACAGTGTTTGATAGAACAACTGCTTCTTACGTTGTATCTAATCAATTTTATAGAGATTATACTTTTGATGCCTATATTGATTATGATAAGGTTTTCAATGAGGTTCATGATTTAAAAGTTACATTAGGTACTTCTGTATTCAAAACTACGGCAGATGAATATGGCGGAACTTATGAAGGTGTTACAAATACCACATTGTCTGATCCTAATTTAGAAACAGCAACTTTATTTAACGATTCTTTTGTAACACGTGCAAACAGATTATATGACTCTAGGTTACTCTCTTATTTTGCTAGAATGCAATACAATTATAAAGGAAAATATTTGCTATCTGCTGTAGTAAGAAGAGATGGTTCTACAGCATTTGGTCCAGAGAACAAATTTGGTTACTTTCCTTCAGGTTCTTTAGGTTGGGTAGTATCTGATGAGGATTTCTTTAAAGAGAGTAACGTGCTAAATTTTGTTAAGTTAAGAGCATCTTATGGAGTCTTAGGTAACGATAGAATACCTGGGTTTGGATTTGTTTCTTTATTGTCGGGTGAAGGTACTTATGTATTTGATAATGAATTAGTTTTTGGACAAGCGGTAGGTAGAGTTTCTAATCCAGAAATACAATGGGAAGAACAGACTACCTTAGATATTGGTTTAGATGCTAAATTATTTAACAATACAATTAATATTACTGCAGATTATTTCAATAAACAAACAGATAATTTACTGCTAGTAGTAGAATCTTCAGGTGTTTTAGGGACCTCTGCGCCAGGTGCAGGAAATCCTATTGCCAATGCTGGTTCTGTACGAAATAGTGGCTTTGAGTTTGCTATTGGTTATGAAACACCATACTCAGAAAATTTTAGATTTGGAATTAATTATAATTTCACATATTTAGAAAACGAAGTATTAAGTGTTGAAAATGGAATAGGGTATGAGCAAGGCGGTAGCTTTGGAATAGGCCAATCAGGCGTTTCTCGTATGGAAGCTGGTCTGCCTATAGGATATTTTTACGGACTCAAAACAGATGGTATTTTTCAAAACCAAGCAGAAGTAGATGCACATCCAAGTCAAATAGGCCTTGGTTCAGAGGCAGCTCCTGGAGATATTCGTTTCGTTGATGTAAACGGAGATGGAACTATAGATTTTGATGACAGCACCAATCTTGGAAATCCGATTCCTGATTTTACAATGGGTTTAAATATTTCATTTGATTATAAGAATTTTGATTTCCAAACTTATGTTTTTGCGTCAATAGGTAATGATATTGTTAGAAATTACGACAGAAATAATCCAATTACAAATCAGTCTGTGTATGCTTTAAATAGATGGACAGGAGAAGGGAGTACTAATACATATCCAAGGGTAACAAACGGAGCAACTTCAAATATTTTATTTTCAGATTTTTATGTAGAAGATGGCTCTTTTGTTAGAGCGCAGAACATGCAATTAGGATATTCTTTAAATAGCGAGGGTATTAAAGATATGGGTATAAATAAATTACGTTTATATGTCTCTGCGAGTAATCTTTTTACTTTTTCTAAATATAAAGGGTTCGATCCATCAGCATCTTCTGGAGATCCAATAGGTTCAGGATTTGATTCAGGATTTTACCCAGTACCACGTACCTACTTATTAGGTTTAAACCTTAAATTTTAA